The following coding sequences lie in one Chelonia mydas isolate rCheMyd1 chromosome 6, rCheMyd1.pri.v2, whole genome shotgun sequence genomic window:
- the SRRM2 gene encoding serine/arginine repetitive matrix protein 2 isoform X9, whose protein sequence is MYNGIGLPTPRGSGTNGYVQRNLSAVRHKKERTDYKSEEELRKLESSLVKKPNQEILDHERKRKVELKCLELAELMEEQGYAEGEIQEKVATFRLMLVEKDVALGKEGEQQPEQKPAVTETHQLAEANEKKNERLRAAFGISENYVDGSSFDPNRRAKEAAAAKQQQEQQKQYGLVRESSSSRSPSPKQKKKKKKKDRGRSESRSPSRRERKKSSKKKKHRSESDSKKRKHRSPSPKSKHKAKEKKRKRSTSESASQKGRRGRSSSPDSSSSSDSSRSRSRSVTTQKRASRPSVSPAAPPRRRADPEGAPKDAPKRDHSASPEVSRRAQSGSPREGRDKREKQSSRRSPRQRSSSLSPVSEGKQKDKDHPRQPERKSTPTPTSAREPRPQRRSPSPEPARERASSGHKRPPSKETKSPRSSSPPPKKPVADRPKSPSLGAAPSAPATTRKAPSPQPSRSGSESDEDSSSSSPERDKPAPSRQEKSRGSQRRDRSSSSPEPSQPAKAAPKPSSRRERSGTPAKSAKTRSLSKRDAKSRSRTPPSRRERSRTPPRRGGRSRTPPRRGARSRTPPRRGRSRSRSPQWRGRSRSPQRWGRSRSRTPPRWGKSRTPQRRGRSRSPQRRGWSRSRTPQRPGWSRSRNTARRGRSRTPPRRGRSRSRTPPRRGRSRSRTPPRRGRSRSRTPPRRGRSRSRTPPRRGRSRSRTPPRRGRSRSRTPPRRGRSGSSPRREKSLISARRSRSGSSAERRKKSRLLLRRSRSDSSPEVKQKSRKVSRRSRSTSSPRLRKKSRSSPRRSRSGSSPRPKKKSRSSPRRSRSGSSPALKKKSRTPSRRRRRRSGLSPALKKKSRTPPRRSRSGSSPEVKKKSRSSPRRRRSGSSPLARKKSRSPPRRSRSRSSPVLKKKSRSPPRRSRSRSSPVLKKKSRSPPRRGRSGSSSVVKKKSRSPPVRGRSGSSPALREKSRSPLRRSRSGSSPAVREKSRSPPRRSRSGSSPAVREKSRSPPRRSRSGSSPAVREKSRSPPRRSRSGSSPAVREKSRSPPRRSRSGSSPAVREKSRSPPRRSRSGSSPAVREKSSSPPRRSRSGSSPAVREKPRSPPRRSRSRSSPEQREKSTSPPARGRSGSSPGLKKKSSSPQRQSGLGSSPAVEGKSRSSPGRSRSGSSPELKKVSKTSPRHSGAVSSPVVEEKSSLLPRCSQSGSSPELMKKSRSPPARGRSGSSPELNDKSSSPLPRHSQSGSSPGPKKKSRSPPRCVKPGASPVVKEKSRSPQPWQSRSGSSPEVKKKSPSPPMRGVSAEQAKSRSPPSLSGPGSLLTLKGKSSSPPRRSRSGSSPGSGSKLGAVSKHSRPVVSPEATELVRILAGQVKPMSPETKDKYGMSPRRSRLGSSPGIREKSRTPPSSSESSPERAEISSSPLRRSRSGSPPRPREKSRSPPRPREKSRSPPRPREKSRSPPRPREKSRSPPRPREKSRSPPRPREKSRSPPRPREKSRSPPRPREKSRSPPRPREKSRSPPRPREKSRSPPRPREKSRSPPRPREKSRSPPRPREKSRSPPRPREKSRSPPRPREKSRSPPRPREKSRSPPRPREKSRSPPRRSRSGSSPRPREKSRSPARYGSSGSFLRSREKSRSPARYSISGSSLRLREKSRSPPRRGRSGSSPRPREKLGASPRSSRSGSSPERPKGPTRRGRSSSPSRRGKWRSSLRRGRSGSSPRRTRSRSISRRGKSRSSLRRDRSISSPGRSRSRSTSRFSRRRERSPSSPRRGRSRTPPRRARAGSSPRRRGSRQPRSRSPPKLDVSRTPASSYRGRSKASPARTRSGSGSPKRAGRRSRSPPVLEKYPKVGAADKTAPGRAEKTSPMVVVPIRRSPSCSPPVPDEASPKARKAHSPAPKIHSPRPEGSLGAVRNGGPAPAWTLNSCPVAPGGSPPAGRLPAAKGPEKVRSSSSSSSSSSSASHKVPSPLPAPLPVLPPKEEDREGPKVKSEPPAPEGPGELPDKARSGVPKLLVPLPVPPRTPSKEKRSSSTSSSSSSSSSSSSSSSSSSSDSSSSSSESSHDSPASKGPDLETAKKEPLSPAQKELVREGRPLEVAKRKRRSRSSSSSSSSSTSSSSSSSSSSSSSSSSSSSSSSSSSSSSSSSSPKPGPQPQPKAAPKKLSPEQRRSRSPRKPIDSLRDSRSLSYSPAERRRPSPPEPPPAQRERHRSP, encoded by the exons ATGTACAATGGGATAGGGCTCCCCACTCCCCGGGGCAGCGGCACCAACGGCTACGTCCAGCGCAACCTCTCGGCCGTGCGGCACAAGAAGGAGCGAACCGACTACAAGTCGGAGGAGGAGCTCAGGAAGCTGGAGTCGTCTCTGGTTAAGAAGCCCAACCAGGAGATCCTGGACCATGAGCGCAAGCGGAAGGTGGAGCTGAAATGCCTGGAGCTGGCCGAGCTCATGGAGGAACAGGG TTATGCTGAGGGCGAGATCCAGGAGAAGGTGGCGACCTTTCGGCTCATGCTCGTGGAGAAGGACGTGGCTTTGGGcaaggagggggagcagcagcctgAGCAGAAACCAGC ggtcacAGAGACCCACCAGCTGGCCGAGGCCAATGAAAAGAAGAACGAGCGGCTGAGGGCGGCTTTTGGCATCAGCGAGAATTACGTCGACGGGAGCTCGTTCGACCCCAACCGCAGGGCGAAGGAGGCGGCGGctgccaagcagcagcaggagcagcagaagcagtACGG CTTGGTCCGTGAGTCCAGCAGCTCCCGCTCTCCATCCCCcaagcagaaaaaaaagaaaaagaagaaagatagAGGCAG GTCAGAGAGCAGATCCCCTTCTCGAAGGGAGAGGAAAAAGAGCTCTAAGAAGAAGAAACACAG GTCTGAGTCAGACTCGAAGAAGAGGAAACACAG gtctcccagtcccaagagcaAACACAAAGCCaaggagaagaagaggaagag ATCCACCAGCGAGTCGGCATCGCAGAAGGGCCGAAGAGGTCGCTCGTCCTCTccagactcttcctcctcctcggaCAGCTCGCGGAGCAG GTCCCGGAGTGTCACCACTCAGAAACGGGCTTCCCGGCCCAGCGTGAGCCCCGCCGCGCCGCCGCGGAGGAGAGCTGACCCCGAGGGCGCCCCAAAGGATGCCCCCAAGAGAGATCACTCAGCATCCCCCGAGGTCAGCCGGCGTGCACAGAGTGGCAGCCCCCGGGAGGGTCGAGATAAGCGAGAG AAGCAGTCTTCTCGGCGCTCCCCCCGCCAGCGTTCCTCCTCCCTGTCGCCCGTCTCCGAGGGGAAGCAGAAGGACAAGGATCACCCCCGGCAGCCAGAGCGcaaatccacccccaccccgacctCGGCGCGTGAGCCACGCCCGCAACGCCGCTCCCCGTCCCCTGAGCCGGCCCGGGAGAGGGCCTCGTCCGGCCACAAGCGCCCACCCTCCAAAGAGACCAAGTCCCCCCGTTCCTCCTCCCCGCCTCCAAAAAAGCCAGTGGCTGATCGCCCCAAGAGCCCGTCGCTAGGGGCTGCCCCCTCGGCACCGGCCACGACCCGGaaggccccctccccccagccatccCGCTCAGGCTCTGAGAGTGACGaagactcctcctcctcttctcccgaGCGGGATAAGCCGGCCCCAAGCAGGCAGGAGAAATCGAGGGGCTCCCAGCGCCGGGACCGCTCCAGTTCTTCCCCGGAGCCCTCCCAGCCTGCTAAGGCTGCCCCCAAGCCCTCGTCCCGGCGTGAGCGATCTGGCACCCCCGCGAAGAGCGCCAAAACCCGCTCCCTCTCAAAGAGAGACGCTAAGTCACGCTCGCGGACGCCCCCTTCTCGCAGGGAGCGCTCCCGCACCCCGCCCCGCCGGGGAGGGCGTTCCCGCACCCCGCCCCGCCGGGGGGCCCGTTCCCGCACGCCACCGAGACGGGGCCGGTCCCGATCCCGGAGCCCCCAGTGGAGAGGCAGGTCCCGGAGCCCCCAGAGATGGGGCCGTTCCCGTTCCCGCACTCCACCCAGGTGGGGCAAATCCCGTACGCCCCAGAGGAGGGGGAGATCTCGCAGCCCTCAAAGACGAGGATGGTCCCGCTCCAGGACACCCCAGAGGCCTGGCTGGTCTAGGAGCAGGAACACAGCGAGGCGGGGTCGGTCTAGAACCCCGCCCCGGCGAGGCAGGTCCCGGTCTAGAACCCCGCCCCGGCGAGGCAGGTCCCGGTCTAGAACCCCGCCCCGGCGAGGCAGGTCCCGGTCTAGAACCCCGCCCCGGCGAGGCAGGTCCCGGTCTAGAACCCCGCCCCGGCGAGGCAGGTCCCGGTCTAGAACCCCGCCCCGGCGAGGCAGGTCCCGGTCTAGAACCCCGCCCCGGCGAGGCAGGTCAGGGTCCTCTCCCAGGCGGGAAAAATCACTGATTTCAGCCAGGAGGAGCCGCTCTGGGTCGTCAGCTGAGAGGAGGAAGAAATCCAGGCTGCTCCTGCGGAGGAGCCGGTCAGACTCATCGCCAGAAGTAAAGCAGAAATCCAGGAAAGTGTCAAGACGCAGCCGCTCCACATCGTCCCCTCGGCTACGGAAGAAATCCAGATCATCACCCCGGAGGAGCCGCTCTGGCTCATCACCTCGGCCAAAAAAGAAATCCAGATCTTCCCCTCGGAGGAGCCGGTCAGGGTCGTCTCCAGCGCTGAAAAAGAAATCCAGAACGCCgtccagaaggaggaggaggaggtctgGATTGTCTCCGGCACTCAAAAAGAAATCCAGAACACCGCCTAGAAGAAGCCGGTCTGGATCGTCTCCAGAAGTGAAGAAGAAATCCAGGTCATCCCCCAGACGAAGGAGATCTGGATCTTCTCCATTGGCGAGAAAGAAATCCAGATCACCACCGAGACGAAGCAGGTCTAGGTCTTCGCCAGTGTTGAAGAAGAAATCTAGATCACCGCCGAGACGAAGCAGGTCTAGGTCCTCACCAGTGTTGAAGAAGAAATCTAGATCACCCCCGAGACGAGGCAGATCTGGGTCCTCTTCAGTGGTGAAGAAGAAATCCAGATCACCACCTGTGAGAGGCCGATCTGGGTCTTCTCCAGCATTGAGAGAGAAATCTAGATCGCCCCTGAGACGCAGCAGATCTGGATCATCTCCAGCCGTGCGAGAGAAATCTAGATCGCCCCCGAGACGCAGCAGATCTGGATCATCTCCAGCCGTGCGAGAGAAATCTAGATCGCCCCCGAGACGCAGCAGATCTGGATCATCTCCAGCCGTGCGAGAGAAATCTAGATCGCCCCCGAGACGCAGCAGATCTGGATCATCTCCAGCCGTGCGAGAGAAATCTAGATCGCCCCCGAGACGCAGCAGATCTGGATCATCTCCAGCCGTGCGAGAGAAATCTAGATCGCCCCCGAGACGCAGCAGATCTGGATCATCTCCAGCCGTGCGAGAGAAATCTAGTTCGCCCCCGAGACGAAGCAGATCTGGATCATCTCCAGCTGTGCGAGAGAAACCAAGATCGCCTCCGAGACGAAGCAGATCTAGATCCTCAccagaacagagagagaaatctaCATCACCTCCTGCGAGAGGCAGGTCTGGTTCCTCTCCTGGGTTGAAAAAGAAATCCAGTTCTCCTCAAAGGCAAAGTGGGCTTGGATCTTCACCAGCAGTGGAAGGGAAATCCAGATCTTCTCCAGGGAGAAGCAGATCTGGATCCTCTCCAGAATTGAAGAAGGTGTCTAAGACCTCTCCAAGACACAGTGGTGCTGTGTCTTCTCCAGTGGTGGAAGAGAAATCTAGCTTGCTTCCAAGATGTAGCCAGTCTGGATCCTCTCCAGAACTGATGAAGAAATCCAGATCGCCACCTGCGAGAGGCAGGTCTGGATCCTCTCCAGAACTAAATGATAAATCTAGCTCACCACTCCCAAGGCACAGCCAATCAGGATCTTCTCCAGGGCCAAAAAAGAAATCCAGATCACCTCCAAGATGTGTTAAGCCTGGTGCCTCTCCAGTGGTGAAGGAAAAATCCAGATCTCCCCAGCCATGGCAAAGCCGATCCGGATCCTCTCCAGAAGTGAAAAAGAAGTCCCCATCTCCGCCCATGAGAGGGGTCTCTGCAGAGCAAGCAAAATCCAGATCGCCTCCCTCATTGAGCGGACCTGGATCATTGTTGACACTGAAAGGGAAATCCAGTTCGCCCCCAAGACGCAGCCGATCCGGATCCTCTCCAGGGTCAGGAAGCAAGCTTGGGGCAGTTTCAAAACACAGCAGGCCTGTGGTTTCTCCAGAAGCTACAGAGTTAGTGAGGATTTTAGCAGGTCAGGTCAAGCCCATGTCTCCTGAGACAAAAGACAAATATGGAATGTCCCCAagaaggagcaggttggggtcGTCCCCTGGCATCAGAGAGAAATCCAGAACACCTCCAAGCAGCTCGGAGTCTTCTCCGGAACGGGCAGAAATATCCTCATCACCTCTGAGACGCAGCAGATCTGGCTCACCCCCGAGGCCGCGAGAGAAGTCCCGATCGCCCCCGAGGCCGCGAGAGAAGTCCCGATCGCCCCCGAGGCCGCGAGAGAAGTCCCGATCGCCCCCGAGGCCGCGAGAGAAGTCCCGATCGCCCCCGAGGCCGCGAGAGAAGTCCCGATCGCCCCCGAGGCCGCGAGAGAAGTCCCGATCGCCCCCGAGGCCGCGGGAGAAGTCCCGATCGCCCCCGAGGCCGCGGGAGAAGTCCCGATCGCCCCCGAGGCCGCGGGAGAAGTCCCGATCGCCCCCGAGGCCGCGGGAGAAGTCCCGATCGCCCCCGAGGCCGCGGGAGAAGTCCCGATCGCCCCCGAGGCCGCGGGAGAAGTCCCGATCGCCCCCGAGGCCGCGGGAGAAGTCCCGATCGCCCCCGAGGCCGCGGGAGAAGTCCCGATCGCCCCCGAGGCCGCGGGAGAAGTCCCGATCGCCCCCGAGGCCGCGGGAGAAGTCCCGATCGCCCCCGAGGCCGCGGGAGAAGTCCCGATCGCCCCCAAGACGCAGCAGATCTGGCTCATCTCCCAGGCCTCGAGAAAAATCCCGATCTCCTGCAAGGTATGGCAGTTCTGGTTCATTTCTGAGATCTAGAGAGAAATCCAGATCGCCTGCAAGGTACAGTATATCCGGCTCGTCCCTAAGACTTCGAGAGAAATCCAGATCTCCTCCAAGGCGTGGCAGGTCCGGCTCATCCCCGAGACCTCGAGAGAAGCTGGGGGcgtctcccagaagcagccgctcTGGGTCGTCTCCAGAGAGACCCAAGGGCCCGACGAGGCGTGGTCGGTCCAGCTCCCCCTCCAGAAGGGGGAAGTGGAGATCTTCCCTGCGGCGAGGAAGATCTGGGTCGTCGCCCAGGAGAACCCGCTCCCGGTCCATCTCCAGACGAGGCAAATCCAGAAGCTCCCTGCGGAGGGACCGATCCATCTCGTCGCCCGGCAGGAGCCGCTCGAGATCCACCTCGCGGTTCTCCCGCCGCCGGGAGCGCTCGCCGTCCTCGCCCCGCCGCGGCAGATCCCGCACGCCGCCCCGCCGAGCCCGAGCGGGGTCTTCCCCCCGGCGCCGCGGCTCCCGGCAGCCCCGCTCCCGCTCCCCGCCGAAACTGGACGTCTCCCGCACTCCAGCCTCTTCCTACCGTGGCCGCTCGAAGGCGTCACCAGCCAGGACCCGCTCAGGCTCGGGCTCACCGAAACGAGCCGGGAGGAGGTCCCGCTCACCGCCGGTGCTGGAGAAATACCCCAAAGTGGGAGCGGCTGACAAGACAGCACCAGGCAGAGCTGAGAAGACGTCACCCATGGTGGTGGTGCCCATCCGGCGCAGTCCGTCCTGCTCCCCGCCGGTGCCGGACGAGGCCTCCCCCAAAGCCAGGAAagcccattcccctgcccccaagatcCACTCCCCACGGCCAGAGGGATCTCTGGGGGCGGTGAGGAATGGGGGTCCAGCGCCCGCCTGGACCCTGAACTCCTGCCCTGTCGCCCCTGGGGGCTCCCCACCTGCCGGCCGCCTCCCCGCAGCCAAAGGGCCAGAGAAAGTCagatcttcctcctcttcctcttcctcctcctcctctgcctcccacaaggtgcccagccccctgcccgccccactCCCGGTGCTGCCCCCCAAGGAGGAAGACAGGGAAGGGCCAAAGGTCAAGTCGGAGCCGCCAGCCCCGGAGGGCCCTGGGGAGCTGCCAGACAAAGCCCGGAGCGGAGTCCCCAAGCTGCTGGTGCCGCTGCCGGTGCCCCCCCGCACCCCGTCCAAAGAGAAGAGGAGCTCGTCCACCTCCTCGTCGTCCTCCTCGTcttcctcgtcctcgtcctcttcctcttcctcctcctccgacTCCAGCTCCAGCTCTTCGGAGTCCAGCCACGACTCTCCAGCGAGCAAGGGGCCCGACCTGGAAACAGCAAAGAAGGA GCCCCTGAGTCCGGCGCAGAAGGAGCTGGTCCGCGAGGGGCGCCCCCTGGAGGTGGCCAAGCGGAAACGCCGTTCCCGaagctccagcagctccagcagcagctcaacgtcttcatcctcctcctcgtcGTCCTCGTCTTCCTCCTcgtcgtcgtcctcctcctcctcgtcctcttcttcctcctcctcctcttcctcctcctctcctaagcctgggccccagccacagcccaaGGCGGCCCCCAAGAAGCTCTCGCCTGAGCAGAGGCG ctcccggaGCCCCCGGAAACCGATCGACTCCCTGCGTGACTCGCGCTCTCTCAGCTACTCCCCAGCCGAGCGGCGCCGGCCCTcccccccggagccccccccggcccagcgGGAGCGGCACAG GTCGCCATAG